From Montipora foliosa isolate CH-2021 chromosome 6, ASM3666993v2, whole genome shotgun sequence, a single genomic window includes:
- the LOC138005631 gene encoding chromobox protein homolog 5-like, with product MGKRKRKVLPGTYLVDKIIDKRTVGGNLELLISWKGYGPEGHTWETACHIPKELVQAFLKDAQKHTTNEDAGSLQDNPRKKRRTEADFGGTSREQDPSNDEQKALQEQLLQEIEQRRKISSKNRTSKGMFDKKNISALSWRNYVHAFFKQHRGFHIECCLKSYTNADSYITHYYRHHMLLA from the coding sequence ATGGGAAAACGCAAGCGAAAGGTGCTGCCAGGCACGTATCTTGTTGACAAGATAATCGACAAAAGAACAGTGGGAGGCAACCTAGAACTGTTGATTTCATGGAAAGGGTATGGACCAGAAGGACATACCTGGGAAACTGCCTGCCATATACCAAAAGAACTTGTCCAGGCCTTCCTAAAGGACGCACAGAAGCACACCACGAACGAGGATGCAGGCAGTCTCCAAGACAACCCCcggaaaaagagaagaacagaaGCAGATTTTGGAGGGACTTCCAGGGAACAAGACCCATCGAATGACGAGCAGAAAGCCCTCCAGGAGCAATTGTTACAAGAAATCGAACAACGAAGAAAAATATCTTCAAAGAACAGAACAAGCAAGGGAATGTTTGACAAAAAGAACATTTCCGCACTCTCATGGAGAAACTATGTCCatgctttttttaaacaacacaGAGGATTTCACATTGAGTGTTGCTTGAAAAGTTATACAAATGCGGACTCATATATTACGCATTATTACAGACATCACATGTTATTGGCATGA